One Aneurinibacillus migulanus genomic window, AGAAGCGGATTTACGTGGTACCGAGAATGCAAAAATTAATGCAAGTGAAAAGTTCTTTAAAGCTTTGCAAGAAGAAGGTATTAATGTAGAATACAAGCGTCAGATGAAGAATGATGACATATTAGGAATTTTAAATGATTTTACGAATAATTAATTAGTAATTCCCTTAATTTTATTTTGGGATATAAAATGTTGAAAAAGGGTTTTGCAAAAAGTAATACCCTTTATCTCTTAAATTTAATAAGAATGTGTTCATTCAAATTGAAATATATTTTATAAAATTATTTTGTTGAAACTATATAGATCTTGTTTAAGCCATTAACTTATACATCCAATTCGTTTTAAAACACGTTCATGATTAGCGTGCATAAATAGAAGAAACTTTTGTACTGCTTGTTCAATCTCCGATTGATTTTTATGAAATACATTGGAAATGATAGAGTCCTTTAGCCAACGCCAGAGTTTCTCAATCGGATTTAGCTGCGGTGAGTACGGTGGTAAAAACAACAAGTATAGTTGGTGGCGGTGCTCTTCTAAAAAAGCACGAAGTAATTTAGCCCGATGGATGCGTGCATTATCCATGATCATAATGACAAATTTACCTGCATACCGAGTGACCACTTTCTTTAAAAACAGTAAAAAGGAAGCCGCATCACAGGAAGAAGCTGTTGTACAAAAGACATCACCGCTATGAATATCAACCGTTCCAAACAAGGTAACCTGAGCGTGATGGCCATAGGTAGGGATTTGTTTTTGTTGTCCCTTTTCCGACCATGTAGCCCGTAGGGCTTGATACGAACGGATATGTGTTTCATCCTGTGCAAGCAGCACTGTGTTTTTGTCCATTAAGTTTTTTTTATTGTCTCTAATTGATGAAGAAATGCTTGTTGTTTTTCTGGATTCGCCTTAGCTAATACATACGTAGTTCGCTTCCAGCGGAACCCCATACGGATAAGCATATCTCGAATTCCCGGACGAGACATGGTGATGGAGAAACGTTTCTCTATCCATTTTTGAAGTAAACGGGTATCCCAAGATTCAACCGGTTCAATCCCTTCTCTTGCAGGTGTGCTTTCTTGCATAACATGCTTCACTTCTTCTTGCTCATGTGGAGACAAAAGAGGACGGTTTCCCGGAGGGAAATCTCGATGAAGAAGAGTAGAAAGCCCACCTTCTTGAAACAATTTGACATAGGTAGAGACGGATTGACGACAAATCCCTACTATCTGAGCGATTTCAATCGCTTGATATCCTTCCATTACCAGCCGAACGGCTGTAACACGTTGTTTTAAGAATACATCTTTCATCTTTTGCTCTTCTTTGAGAAGGCTTTCAGCTGTGAAACCATGTGTATTTGTAATTGTAAGTTTTCTCATCTAATACCGCTCCTTTTTTATGTTCGTAGGAGTCAGTATTGCCAAAAAATCATTATGTTAAAACTTTAGTCAATGCCTATATAAATTTT contains:
- a CDS encoding helix-turn-helix domain-containing protein; translation: MRKLTITNTHGFTAESLLKEEQKMKDVFLKQRVTAVRLVMEGYQAIEIAQIVGICRQSVSTYVKLFQEGGLSTLLHRDFPPGNRPLLSPHEQEEVKHVMQESTPAREGIEPVESWDTRLLQKWIEKRFSITMSRPGIRDMLIRMGFRWKRTTYVLAKANPEKQQAFLHQLETIKKT
- a CDS encoding IS630 family transposase, yielding MDKNTVLLAQDETHIRSYQALRATWSEKGQQKQIPTYGHHAQVTLFGTVDIHSGDVFCTTASSCDAASFLLFLKKVVTRYAGKFVIMIMDNARIHRAKLLRAFLEEHRHQLYLLFLPPYSPQLNPIEKLWRWLKDSIISNVFHKNQSEIEQAVQKFLLFMHANHERVLKRIGCIS